aaagtacaGAGATCAAAATTAAAACTTAAACAAGCATTCCAGTAAAGATGAGTTTTTTAACTAGAATAACTAGGACCTCAACAAAGCTCACTGTTCTCATCAAATCCCAAGAACAAGTGAAGGAAGATATGCAAAAACATGAATCTCCTTTATGTTAGCTTCGCTTTTCTAGTCACAAAGCCGGATAAAAGAGGAAAGTTATAGTAAGTTAGCAGCCAGCATCCATATAATTTTACTATGAGGGAACGATTAAGCCCGGACACGGACAAAGGAAGAGGGTTGCAGAAACTAAAGTTGATCCAACTAGAAACTGAGATTTAGTTGattgataaaaaatttaaaaataaataaataaactcaCCTCTTGACAACAAATAGAGATCCTTCGATATCCTTTCGACTCTGCAGAACAATTCAATTACGAATTAAACTAACAAGAACTATGTGAATACAAAAGTATGAAccagcaaaaaaataaaatgggaaaGATTTAATACCCATTGGCTATTATCAATACTGAATTCGTACAAAGTAACATGAGCAGCAGTGATGAGAATTTCTTCAATGAAAGGATCAATCCTCTGAAGAACCGTCAAGTTTAGCAGCTTCGTGCTGTTCTGGTCCAGATTCGGCATCAATTTCCCGCTCTGCGACATTATTTCACCGAATCTGAGAACGGCAAGTAGCTGTAAGCTGAGGCCCAACTTCGAGTAACACACAAACCCTAGAATTGCTCCAAATTGAACGAAAGCTTTGTTTTGCTCTATATATATCTGACCGAAGAGATGATGAACAGGGGACAGACACATCACACTTTGATTTAGTTTTCAAAATACTAAatagttttcttatttttatttctttttttatatacataaaatatatatatatatatatatttttacttatatTTACAAAGTTTTACTggcaaaaatatttatcaaaatttaatatttctccactaatataattttaaaaataatatttgaaaagatAGTGTCGCAAAAAGGTAAAGAGGTTGTTTTAGTACAACATTTATTTGGTACTGCCACATATAAATAacttttcatattattattgttttaattgttatttttaattatttaaatattgcaAAAAATATATTGAGACAGCTTAGCTAAAAAATATCACTTCATAGCACCAATTTATATTGCTTTATAACCATCATCATCAAAAGAATTATAACTAGAAATTAAATCTACTCGTATTCTTGGTGTATGATATTAATTTTTACATGCCACCAGACAATTCAAAAACTAAATTAAGGGATATTTTTTCTCGATGAactacaatatacacgagtcattttatgtatttaaaaatgtcaaaaataacCTCAAATTAATATGATTTCTAACGTGTATACGAACTACAATATAGTTGGGTCATTTCATTTATTTAGAAAcgtcaaaaagaataaaaaatccTCAAATTAACATGAATTACAACATGATCGTATTATTCTTGTCCAAACTTATATGGCATTATTCACATACACAAGCTATTCCATGTAACATCAGAAGGCAGGCAGCATCAAAAGTAATAGAATTCACAGTAGACTTAGAGAAACATTAGAATAATCCATATAAGATAGTCCGTACTCAAAAGACAACGAAACACAAAGCAAATGCTTAAAATACTAGAAAAACTCAAGAGGCTGTTAtccatttaaattttttctcaGTTTCCTCATTCAGTTGCTTTTCCTTTGCGCCTGCTGCTACAGCTGGTTTCTATGAGATAACAAACCATAGAATCAACATCATCCCCAAATATACTATAAGCCTCAATCACTCGTGGATAGCTGAAACCCATCGATAGCATAACCTGGATGCAGTCGCTAAAGGTAGAATCCGACGAACTGAGCTCTCGCCCAGCTTCCTGCCGTTTCTCACTTCCTGATGACCCTGTGATTCGatattaaaatttcaaaccACCAAATTTACTCATCTTATATCAATAGAAGGGAAAAATGTAAGATCAAACTCACTAGTTCCTGAAGATGATGGTTCAGCACCGGATGTGGAAGATTCTCGATGACCAAGCTGTTGCCGGAACTTATTATCATGTGCAATATACTCAGCCCTAGAAGCTTCAATCACCATGTGTTCCATTTCCTTTTCAGTGAGCTCGACATCTGAGTAGAAGCGTCCTTCAGCTAGAAGCGCCTGAAATGGGACCATTTAGCCAAATAAAAAACCAACATGAAAGCTAAGTGTATGGAAATCATTCATATGAAATTGAACTTTTAGGTACTTAACGTTATCAATCTGTTGGTCCTGCTGAGCTTTAATTGCAGCTTTTACATTATCCTTGTCGACATTTTtctgaaggaaaaaaaaaacatatatacattaaaCTAACAGATAGGTTGGTGAAGAACACTATCATGTTTCACAGACTATTGAAATGACAGTCTAAGAAGAAATATGTAAAGAATAATTTCAACTACATAACCTAACGTACTATTGCTGTAGCAGCTAACAGATTGAAATCATATTTCTGACTACTGAAATTACGGTTTAAGGAGACTACTAACTTATCTCCTTACAGAAACAGAAAGCAGATAACATGTTTGTTTGCAGATTAAAGAGTTTACCCCTCGCAGACAGCTAAACCCAAGCCCAGCACCAACTGATAATCGGCGAGGATCAATGAGGGAGTTGTAATGATTTCCATGATGATAACTGAGACGGATAGGAGGCGTGTCTGAGTTATAACTTCCATGGAACGTGTTCATTGGTTCTGCATCAGTAAATTCCACAATTTAGTGCAAGCAGCAAACAGACACAACTCCACAAAGCTGAACATCACAATCACCAATCTTATTACAAAAAGAACaatcaaaagtcaaaaagaGAATTTACCAATGCTGTAAGAATATATATGGATAGGGCGATTATACATTTCAGATAATGCTTGGATTTCCACATTGTTGCCGTAGACCTACAACCAAGAAATGAAAACATAACTCCAGTTATTCCAACAAGGAATTGAACAACAAAGAAAGATAAGCACACAGATAGATAATCAATAAGCAAAACACTATCCACCAATGCGACAAATAGCTAAAGCTCAAAAAAAGAAATGGGTATTTTCAGTCCATGTGGATTCTTTAATCCAAccttttgaattaaaaaaagatgAAGTAATCTAAGAAAATCACGGAGAAACCAATATTAAATGATTTGAAACAAATCCCTGTGCAGGTAGACTAAACCATTCCTTTCTCCCTCAGAATGGGGAGAAGGGAAAAAGTAGACATTCATTCAAGGCCAAAAACACAAAACTTAACCACCTCAAcctcaaaagaaagaagaaactgAAGATAACGGGAAATACGATGCACAAGTTAATCATATGCATTATAAAGAAATTAGCAAATAACTAACAGGAGAATGTAGACGTTAAGAGGTTCAAGCAGTTCGaaaatattcaacaaaaaaCAGAAAAGAGAACACAGAGAAACCACATTTTTTTTTCAGTGGGAAATCCCTTCCATCATTTTGATCATTCACTCATGTTGGACTTCACGCAGTTTAGAAAAACACAAACTGTCTCTGATGACAATCATCTACGAAATAGCATCATCCTGGGGAATGCTCTCATGTCCAACTAACATTTATTACAGTTGTATGTAACAAGTGCTCCAATTCTACTTGCAACTGGTTAAGAAAGAAGCAACAAAACGATTCAGATAGATAATTGCTGAATAATCACATGATGTACCTTGTCTCTCCTTTTTCTCTTGCAGTAGGATGTGAATCCTTCAGTTATAAACTGAGAGAAGTGGTCTCTTTCGCGCTCCTACAACAAAGATACTAAGCATATAAATAAAGATACAGCAAAATAAGTTATTAGGTTGTATGGAAGAAACATATGAATGATTAAGATACCGATGAACCGATTTATACGTAATAAACTCCAGTTGAGCGATCAGACATGATGATAATCATAATATTCTTGTATTTTCTCCATTAAGTTGTCGGCATCAAGGGAACATGAGGATACGAGACTATGCATCAAGCAtgtaaaagggcagcccggtgcacttaagtaAAATTTTCGACACTGATTTGTTACATGCAAGAAGCTGACATGATGAAATGGAAACCAAATAGTAACAATATGCACATGTACCACCCACCTTCTGCATCTTCCATCACCCCTGCACCCAACGAGAAGAGGCATAGGGTGTGTTCGGGAGAAGGAAGATGTTTTTCATGGAAAATGCTTTCCAAGAAATAAGTAGGTTTGTAACTTATTTTCTTGTGTTCGGTAcggaagagaaaaatattatcctAGAAGCATTATTTTGTATACAATCTAGAAAAATACTATGGGAGATGGGGGTGGTGGTGGGGATGAGGCTACGTGGAGGGGTTATGATAAGGTGTGGACGACACAATCAATGTGAAATGTCACTTGAGGAACTTGTTTTCCCTACTTTCGTTGgggaagtcattttcctcatttgcAAGGAACTTGTTTTCCTAGGGAAAATGTTCTCCACTAACATGGAAAATTGGACCTCCGTACAAAACACACCAATAATAACCTTAACTCAGAAACTGTTTTAGCCTCTTTATTTTCTTAGCACTAAACtataatatcttttttttaatttaaccCCATTTGGCTAGGTGAGGTTTCGTACCTAAAATAATTGTAGAAAGGGACCCTCAACTTCCAACGCTATATGGACTGTGGATTTCTTTCCACTAGAGTAGACcattaaaataaaggaaatggtTACATATTACTTAACATACCACCAAAAGAAATAGGAAGAAAAAGCAAACATAAAGTCTGGCGCAAAGCTTAGAATGTTTCCCTCTTAGAAGTAACCACCAGAATAGTAACCCCAAAAAGAAAAACCTAAAGCTCATCCTCGACCCTTGCTTCAGGAAAAATCGTACTCAGGTCGCTCAAAGGATAGGTATAGGGGGGTTATTTGAATGACAAAAGAAAGCTAATTGATCCAGGTAGCAGATAAAAAGAAGCTGGGGAACAAAGCATAAGAACCATCATTGAGAACAAGCCCGTCAAAGAATTCTGGTGGTGAATAATAAACTAGCAGCAACCTCTAAAATGCTACATCAAAATGCTAGTTGTCCCTTTTTCTTGGGATAAATGTTTCTTTGCATTCTAATCAGTCAATTAATCAATCAACCAAGCCCATCTCAATTCTATGTGCCGGCTATATGAAATCTCTGTGTTCATTTTGCTCTATTCAGGAGGCCATGTGATCCAATTTTACGCTAAACTTGAATACTGATGTAGCACGTGCCTAGTTCAACACGCCCAACAGATTTAATGTTTAAAGAATACACCAAAAACTAATTTTTAGACTGGCGGCCAACCTACTATAACCTCCTCTAGGTTCTACATAAGAATTTTCTGATCTAGATGGTTTTGTCAAATTTACTCGACAcatcaaatattttatcacGGATTACAATTACTAACTTAAATGTTATTGAATTATTAACTAATGTTTCAATATTCTCTTTACAGAATAGACATAAGCATCATTCATACTCACTCTCTCCTGATATCTGAAAGAAAAACCTCTCTTAAATGTATAGGGAGTAAGTGACCTATGCTCATCATTTATTTGATGATGAGCCTTTTGTGAATACATAGTTAACTTTATCTCAAAAAAAATGTACACTGAGAGGTTATAGATGGGAAGATGGAAATTTCATGTGTAAacctattaatttatttatttttatcaggaGAATAAATATTACGTATGTCTATACTTATTTATGAAATGTTCTCACCAAAACTGCAACACAGCTCTGTGCTAGTGCAGGCGCTTGGAAGGACTTGAACAGTTACAGGACTCAATGGCGGATCTAGAGGACAAGCTATGGGTTCACCGGTACCTAGAAGCTTTTGCCCGGACCTAGTATGTGTAGTAAGAAACATACTAAATATCTATGAATATTTAATTGTAAACTcagttattattatatattataactTGATATCTCGATTGGAACCATAAACATCAAACCCTGGATTGATCCGCCTCTGACAGGACTCTAGTCTCAActcccaaaaaaaattattttttgatgaaaGTAAGGTGTTTCACTACTGGCATTAAGTAGATGCAAAGAGTACAAAAGTAGGAGTGTTAGCTCCATTACATTACATTTTCCAGAACTGTACATGAGATTTTCACCTCATACGGTTCCTCCCTTATGTGCATAATGAGAATAATACATAGAATCAAAAAAGATTCAACGATGAAAATATTCTCATTATGAACTCAGCAGGGCTAGTGTTTTTACAAGAAATCTCTAGCCAACCTTCGTACAAGAGATTCTTTCTTAACATCAAGCCTATTGGGACTAGATAGAAATGATAAGATAACTCCAGCAATTTCCTTGTTTTTAACGCCTCCTAATTTCCAAGGAAAGGCTTTTTGCTCACCCCACGAAAGGCGCATGGGTTGACTGCACATCTACGATATAGATGTCTTGCCAGCAGAAAGAAATCCAAAGTCCCTATCATCCGCCCAATGCAACCTCTCGAGATTGGTTCTTCCAAAGTTTGTGAATTCGCTTTGGAGATTGAGCAAGTGTCATCAGTCTAGGACGCGGCGTTCGGGTGATGTCTACCCGAATCCCTAATTGTCTTCTGTTGTTAGCTTATCGATAATTCCCCAAACTAGACATGCTTAATCTATAACCGAACATGGCTTTTTCTATAGAACATATTGACTACAAATTGAACTAAAGAAAGAATGTTGGCTTGTCGACAACGTGAAGACTGCAATCTCGACTTAGAATAATCAAACGCCCCGACACTGGTAACATTCGAGATTATGCAAGATTATACACAAAAGATCCTTTTTTGGCTCTCTCTTTAGCCCTATGTCTCTTATCCCTAGGAGGTCTTCCTCCACTAGCagttttttttggaaaattggCATGATGACTTGACGTCATTCTCACCTTCCTCCGGCTTATCACCGGCAGTCTGTTCAGGATTCCAAACTCAATGATGACAACTAAACACGAGGATTGCGCTCATTGCGGGACTTAACTCAACACCTTACCGCACGAGCTGACGACAGCCAAGTCTGAAAGTATGAATCATAGTTCAAATATTTCTTAATCTATTTCGTGTTCCAAATATTCGAATAAATTTCTGACGAAGGGATGTTATGCTTGAACCAGGGAGCTAACCAAAAGACCGAAAAATAAATacactattaaaaatattagGCACGAACCATATAATGACAAATTTTGTAACATCAGTCAAGGGAAAAATGTTAGTTCAATTCAGATATAAAAGATATGCAACAAAGGACATCTCAGCATGCCAAGAACCTACTACCTATAGACATATAAGAAACCACTTTGGCTCTCAAATTAACAGTTCCGTATTTGATTCCAAGGTAGATGCTTAGGAACTAGACCAACCAATTTCCAGTATCTACATGACTACATCCGCAGCTAGCATAATGTACTCTACATTTATTCTGTCAGTGCACTCTTTCTATTCTCAATTGTACCAGGCCACTGTCACCCACAATTTACAATTAAAAAATCAACAAGGAGAGAACCATTAAAACTGGTGTCCCTCTAATGTAAAACCGAGATGATAGCTTCAACTCCCATCTAATAGCATGTTAAAAGAACACATTTCCAAATGAAACCAAAATCAAGTGAATAAAATTTCTCAACCTaccaaagaagaaaagaaagtcGACAAATAAAATTGCATTTATACAGAGTGTTTCGTACAAAAATTACCATGTAATCGATGCACATCTGCCTGACCAAATCATAAGCTTCAGAATCACCATATACTTGGTCAGCAACTGCACGGAAGAGGCAGTTCCCATCTTCACGCATTTTCTTAACTTCTAAGCCTTTGGCTCTTCTTATATCAATTTCAAACTGATGCTCTCTCTCCTGAAACAATATGAAAGTTCTCAAGTTCTCAAATTTCAGATATACGCAACAGTGTCTGATAGTAGGATAACTGTAGCTtgtaaattaataatatatcatCCTTTACTCATGAGCAGAATGACCATTCCAACAGTAACTAACTGTGATGCATAATTTAGTGCAGGGGGAATGGTGTTGCTGATAAAATGTGCTTAAGAAATAAACCAATAATCAATTCTATTCCTATAACGGATAAGAGGAGCATAAACTGAAGCTGAAACCTTCATCAGTTTCTAGTAGATAAATTTTTGGACTTACCACATCATTGCGTGAGGATCCAAAGTTGGGATTCTGCTCATCTGCGCTATTATAACCTTCACTTTCACAGTGTGACCGTGGAGAGGATGGCCTAGATCCAGTAGGTGAAGTCCTAGTTGACACATTGGTCTGCCCAACAAATTCCCTAGATGATCCTATCCGTACTGCATTTGAACTACCTAATGAAAATTTCCTTGGGCTAGGGTTTAGTGAAGCAGGTTTAGGAGGTGGGATAGGAGGTGGAGGAGGAGGTGGACAAGAACTACCTTTAGCCCCCGCCAAAGAAGTACCCTCATTTTCCGCTACCTCAACTCTTAAACCACAAGATCCttttacggagtccccacagacAAAAGCACCATCACTTACCTTCTCATTGTCAACAATCTTTTCTTCAGGGAGGCTTTGGTCACAGCCAAAGCTTTCTACTGAAGCTTCATCATCACCACCTTTGTGATTGAAGGAACCAACTGAAAACTCATCCAAGACAATCGATTCTGAAAGTTCTCCCAACAACTCATCATCTTTCAGAGTTGATGGCACTTGACTAGTGCTAGAAACCTGTGGCTGTGATGAAGCTGAAGAAGAAGCAGATGATCCAGGGAGTGAAACTGACGACCTGTTCTGGTTTGTCGACGATGATGAAGACCCGGTAGAACCCCTCTGAACAAGTATCCGTGTCATTTTTGCTGCCCTTCTTCAACTAGAGACCCACAGAACAGTCACTCTGCCTTTACCCAAATTAGAGAAATACTTTCAATTTATCTCGCTTCCTGGCCTTTGGGGCAGTCACACCAATACCTTTGCTGAATGATTTCTTGCAGCAGCTTACTTCCCTTTGATCCTCGCGAACTACTTTCTGCATTCCCCTAAAAATTCTCATGAGAACCTCACTTCCAAAAATCTTTTATGAAACAACAAGGCCTGTTCTCTTTATGGTCCTTGTAATTTCCCAAAAGTAAGCCACGAGCTTAAAGCTGCAATTAAGACCGTCTGATCATCACAAAATACTGCTAGACAAAAGATAGTTGGTACAAAGTAATGTTACTCCATCACTTACACcaagataacatcaaaatcaatcaactTTAACCATTCTTCTCTATGGACCCAACTCATTTCAAAGCTAAACAACTTTGTTAGGGATGCTACAATTTTATTAACACCTAAAATTTATACCACATACAAGTCTTCAACCCAACTAAAACACTGGTGGCATTTAAATAGAATACactaaaaatatgagaaagaaaagcccaaaaacatgaaaataaattCAATACCCAAGTATATCAAATTAGATAATTAATATCTTACAAGAGATGatcaaaacataatttttataaatgaaTCTTAAGTTACAACCACAATCGATAAAGATGAAAACGGATTTTAACAGAGATGGGGCAAGAACTTACAAATTGAAAACCCTAGAGTTGAGTCAAGGCGAATTAGGTAACTCACTTGATTATGGGAAACCGAATTGAAACAGGAATTTCGAGTGGTTAGGGTTTAGTATGTAATCTGTGAAGCGGATAAAGGAAAAAGAGGATGAGATTATTAGCTTCTAGGCGAAGGAAGAGAGTGTGAATATTAAGAAGAAATAACAAATCaggtggaaaaaaaaaatcagagagAAAATGGGGAGGAATGGACACGTCACTTGGGAATTTTAACTTTGTTCCGGTCAAGGCGACAAGTGGAACCCTGACTCTGCATTATTTTCAACGTGTGGAACggaaacaattaaaaaaataggaatatatatatacttactaGGTAAATTGCGGTAATAAACTAACTCAATTAGCTTATTCAATTATCAATTTGTCTTAGCATTGTTTCTATACGAAGGGACATAAGAGAGTTGTCAGTCGATTTAGCTTCTTATATATTACACATTTTTTGTTTATCTgcacaatattattttcattatcatTTGTACTATAGCGCATATGATTTCATATTTATCAAAGTTTTATTCTTAAAATCAGATTAAGTCTATTTAAAAGggcaaataaattaaatattatcatatcaaatttcACTTATATTCAAATAATAgagataataaataaatattgtctTCGTAGAAGAATTTCATAGCAAGTTCACACACTTTCTCACAAGAATAGCCAATCAATAGTTATCCTCACAATGTTATATTAATTTTCACATATACATCAACTTGTAGGCTTCCGCATTCAAATAGAAATATtcatttttcatgttttcataAAGCAACAACTTAATTATTCTTGAAGTAATCAAGATATTATTATCATACACTATTGCTAGATTTGGGGCAATTAAACTCCATGTTAGATAGCAAAAAAAAATTCGTTCATAAACTCATTCaaa
This Solanum dulcamara chromosome 8, daSolDulc1.2, whole genome shotgun sequence DNA region includes the following protein-coding sequences:
- the LOC129898959 gene encoding OVARIAN TUMOR DOMAIN-containing deubiquitinating enzyme 6-like, with product MTRILVQRGSTGSSSSSTNQNRSSVSLPGSSASSSASSQPQVSSTSQVPSTLKDDELLGELSESIVLDEFSVGSFNHKGGDDEASVESFGCDQSLPEEKIVDNEKVSDGAFVCGDSVKGSCGLRVEVAENEGTSLAGAKGSSCPPPPPPPIPPPKPASLNPSPRKFSLGSSNAVRIGSSREFVGQTNVSTRTSPTGSRPSSPRSHCESEGYNSADEQNPNFGSSRNDVEREHQFEIDIRRAKGLEVKKMREDGNCLFRAVADQVYGDSEAYDLVRQMCIDYMERERDHFSQFITEGFTSYCKRKRRDKVYGNNVEIQALSEMYNRPIHIYSYSIEPMNTFHGSYNSDTPPIRLSYHHGNHYNSLIDPRRLSVGAGLGFSCLRGKNVDKDNVKAAIKAQQDQQIDNALLAEGRFYSDVELTEKEMEHMVIEASRAEYIAHDNKFRQQLGHRESSTSGAEPSSSGTRSSGSEKRQEAGRELSSSDSTFSDCIQVMLSMGFSYPRVIEAYSIFGDDVDSMVCYLIETSCSSRRKGKATE